The stretch of DNA CACATTGCAGCGTCTGGCGGCCGCCCCTCCCTTACAAGGAGCGCGAAGCGCGCGCTTTCTATGCGGGATTCCGGCTTTCGCCGGAATGACGAGGTGGTGACATGGGAATGGCGGAGTAGGCTTTATACGCTGGATGCCCATAGGGTTTCTGCACAGACTGGAAAGCCGGAATCCAGCAGAAAAAGAGCGCGGGACGCGCGCGTCAGTTCGCTTGATACAGCATGATTAAATTTCCGCAGGTGTCGTCAAACACCGCCGAAGACGCGCCTCCGCAGGTTACAACTTCGGTGCGAAACTGCACCCCCTGCCGCTTCAAACGCGCACATTCCTTTGCCACATCGTCAACCAAAAACGCGGTAAGCGGAATCCCCTCATCGTAAAGCGCGCGTTTGTAAGTTTTGGTCGGCGGATGCTCGCCGTTTGGCTCTAACATCAATTCAGCACCGTCCGGCTCGGTTTTGGAAACCAAGGTGATGAGGCGCGTATCGCCCATCGGCTCGTCGCGCTTTTTGACAAAGCCCAAAACGTCCGTATAAAACGCGAGTGCCTTGTCCAAATCCGAAACGAAGACGCTGGTCAGTTTGATTTTCATCACGCCAATTCCCGCTCTTCGCCCTCGCCCACGCCGGGCTTGAGGTGTATTTCGTGATGCCCCTTAGCAGCCGGCGCCTGACGGCTTGTCTGCTGCGACTCCCCCTTCAGGCGGGAGCGATGGGAAGAGCGTGGCGCCCGCCGCTCCCATGGCGGCATGGCGCTCAGAACCACTGCAAACCCTCGTGCAGAATCCGGTAGATGTTGGCGATGGTCATGTAGTAGAGGGCGCCGATCGCCAGGATGACCGGGATGCTGACGGCGTCCGGCACCAGCCGCCGCTGGCGGATGACGTAAATCGAAATCAGGACGAACGGCACTATGAGACAGAAGAAATCCAACGCGAAAGCCGTTGCCAG from Gammaproteobacteria bacterium encodes:
- a CDS encoding VOC family protein — encoded protein: MKIKLTSVFVSDLDKALAFYTDVLGFVKKRDEPMGDTRLITLVSKTEPDGAELMLEPNGEHPPTKTYKRALYDEGIPLTAFLVDDVAKECARLKRQGVQFRTEVVTCGGASSAVFDDTCGNLIMLYQAN